The Bacteroidota bacterium DNA window GAAATACAGATATTTGTTTAATATTGACCCGGTAAATTAAAATCTTCAGATTGTTTACTTAATATGCGTATGTTGCAGGTTTAAATGTTTAATGTAAATGAGAAATAAAACTAATTTAGAGAGCTATACAACAGGAACCTTTAAAATAGGAAAAGGTAAAATCATTCAGATACTATGGTATATTGTTAATGTTTTATTTTTTATAAACCCCTTAAACCCAATATCTTCATTAAAAGTATTCTTGTTGAGGTTATTTGGTGCTCAAATAGGAAGAGGAGTTGTAATTAAGCCGGGAGTAAATATTAAATATCCATGGAAATTAAAGGCGGGTAATTTTGTTTGGCTTGGCGAGAATGTGTGGATCGACAATTTGGAGTTTGTGGAAATTGGAGATAATTCAGTATTATCGCAGGGAGCAATGTTGCTTTGTGGCAATCATGATTATAAAAAGATCGGTTTTGATCTTATCACCGATCCAATAAGAGTTGAGGAAGGAGTCTGGATAGGGGCAAAGTCTGTAGTTGCCGGAGGAGTTGTTTGCAGATCCCACTCAGTTTTAGCTGTGAACTCAGTAGCAAGTAATGATTTAAACGAATATTCAATTTATCGTGGTAACCCCGCAGTTTTTATAAAAGAAAGAGAAATAAATTAGCAGCTATCAAAAATACGGATACAAATATCAGGGTTTCTATAATAACCGGTTCTTTCAATAGTGCCGATACAATTATGGATACTATAAAATCGGTGAATGATCAGACATATCACA harbors:
- a CDS encoding WcaF family extracellular polysaccharide biosynthesis acetyltransferase; this encodes MRNKTNLESYTTGTFKIGKGKIIQILWYIVNVLFFINPLNPISSLKVFLLRLFGAQIGRGVVIKPGVNIKYPWKLKAGNFVWLGENVWIDNLEFVEIGDNSVLSQGAMLLCGNHDYKKIGFDLITDPIRVEEGVWIGAKSVVAGGVVCRSHSVLAVNSVASNDLNEYSIYRGNPAVFIKEREIN